A genome region from Microbacterium terricola includes the following:
- a CDS encoding aldehyde dehydrogenase family protein, giving the protein MSKRLTVPKTYKLFIGGKFPRSESGRTYEVATRKGVFLANAALASRKDARDAVIAARAGGKAWAGATAYNRGQVLYRVAEILEGRRAQFADEIVQQTGLSAAAATAEVDEAIDRWVWYAGWCDKFGQVTGNGNPVAGPYFNISVPEPTGVVGVIAPQDTALVGLVSAIAPALVAGNSVVVVASEAYPLSAISLAEVLATSDVPGGVVNVLTGSPAELAPWIASHPDVHGLDLVGAGALDWVALQVAAAETLTRVLPPESGADAAAPSLERITAFTETKTVWHPKSLV; this is encoded by the coding sequence ATGAGCAAGAGACTGACCGTGCCGAAGACGTACAAGCTGTTCATCGGCGGGAAGTTCCCTCGCAGCGAGTCCGGCCGCACGTACGAGGTCGCGACGCGCAAGGGCGTCTTCCTCGCGAACGCGGCGCTCGCGTCGCGGAAGGACGCGCGGGATGCGGTCATCGCGGCGCGCGCGGGCGGCAAGGCGTGGGCCGGTGCCACCGCGTACAACCGGGGACAGGTGCTCTACCGGGTCGCCGAGATCCTGGAGGGGCGTCGCGCCCAGTTCGCCGACGAGATCGTGCAGCAGACGGGGCTGAGCGCCGCCGCCGCGACCGCCGAGGTCGACGAGGCCATCGACCGCTGGGTCTGGTACGCGGGCTGGTGCGACAAGTTCGGCCAGGTGACCGGCAACGGCAACCCCGTCGCCGGACCGTACTTCAACATCTCGGTGCCCGAGCCCACAGGCGTCGTCGGCGTCATCGCACCGCAGGACACGGCGCTCGTCGGCCTCGTCTCGGCGATCGCCCCCGCGCTCGTCGCGGGCAACAGCGTCGTCGTGGTCGCATCGGAGGCCTACCCGCTGTCGGCGATCAGCCTCGCGGAGGTGCTCGCGACATCCGACGTGCCCGGCGGTGTCGTCAATGTGCTCACCGGCTCGCCGGCCGAGCTCGCGCCGTGGATCGCCTCGCACCCGGACGTGCACGGCCTCGACCTGGTGGGCGCGGGCGCGCTCGACTGGGTCGCCCTGCAGGTCGCCGCGGCCGAGACCCTCACCCGCGTCCTGCCGCCGGAGAGCGGCGCGGATGCGGCGGCTCCGAGTCTGGAGCGGATCACCGCGTTCACCGAGACGAAGACCGTCTGGCACCCGAAGAGCCTCGTCTGA
- a CDS encoding NRDE family protein, whose protein sequence is MCTVIIRVPEAAGSSVQLLAVRDEDPARPWNPLGRWWPDQSGVVGVRDARAGGAWLAADPHTRRLAVLLNRADVSARPESELISRGGIVLDAVAGRAPQEAPATHGFNLVEVTPSGARVMSWDGATLQTTELSPGTHMLAHEDVDDPRTPRIARWLGDFRDAAPREGASWWQPWIDVLGRSAELPSRDDRAIIRDNRPHGYPTLSLLVCVAEVSATGIDVRYGELGEPGEWNSLELT, encoded by the coding sequence ATGTGCACCGTCATCATCCGTGTTCCCGAGGCCGCCGGGTCGTCGGTGCAGCTGCTCGCGGTGCGCGACGAGGACCCTGCCCGCCCGTGGAACCCGCTCGGCCGGTGGTGGCCCGACCAGTCGGGCGTCGTCGGCGTGCGCGACGCGCGAGCCGGTGGCGCCTGGCTCGCCGCCGACCCCCACACACGCAGGCTCGCGGTGCTGCTCAACCGCGCCGACGTCTCGGCGCGCCCGGAATCGGAGCTGATCTCACGCGGCGGGATCGTGCTCGATGCGGTGGCCGGACGCGCCCCTCAGGAGGCGCCGGCGACGCACGGCTTCAATCTGGTGGAGGTGACACCGTCGGGCGCGCGTGTGATGTCGTGGGACGGCGCGACGCTGCAGACCACCGAGCTCTCCCCCGGCACGCACATGCTCGCGCACGAGGACGTCGACGATCCGCGCACCCCGCGCATCGCACGCTGGCTCGGCGACTTCCGGGATGCGGCACCGCGAGAGGGCGCGTCGTGGTGGCAGCCGTGGATCGACGTCCTGGGACGCTCTGCCGAGCTGCCCAGCCGCGACGACCGGGCGATCATCCGCGACAACCGGCCGCACGGCTACCCGACGCTCTCGCTGCTCGTCTGCGTCGCCGAGGTGAGCGCGACCGGCATCGACGTGCGCTACGGCGAGCTCGGCGAACCGGGCGAGTGGAACTCGCTCGAGCTCACCTGA
- the coaBC gene encoding bifunctional phosphopantothenoylcysteine decarboxylase/phosphopantothenate--cysteine ligase CoaBC, protein MFVVVGVTGGIAAYKSVQLVRLLVRDGHEVHVVPTADALRFVGLPTWEAISRNPVTTTVHEDVARVRHVALGQAADLVIVAPATANSLAKMAAGLADDLLGTTLLATTAPVVVAPAMHTEMWRHPATQHNIATLKSRGVHVVGPDDGALTGDDSGLGRMTEPEAILAAALAVVEDDGAAEGDAADDDAARPVVRRHDLMGLSVVVSAGGTREPIDPVRFIGNRSSGKQGVALAVAAAERGADVILIAAHVDAEVLADALAHPAVRIERAGTTDDLADAVQTAAVSADVVVMAAAVADYRVAGISDRKITKDSAESTTRTLELVENVDILAALCRQRRPGQLIVGFAAETPAEGESLAERARRKVLRKDADLLAANEVGWTQGFEADENALVIVDRAGDVVAEPHGTKREVAEAVWDAVLSIHTP, encoded by the coding sequence ATGTTCGTCGTCGTGGGTGTGACGGGCGGCATCGCCGCCTACAAGTCCGTGCAGCTCGTCCGACTCCTCGTGCGGGACGGACACGAGGTGCATGTCGTCCCGACCGCGGACGCCCTGCGCTTCGTCGGCCTGCCGACCTGGGAGGCGATCAGCCGCAATCCGGTGACCACCACGGTTCACGAGGACGTCGCCCGGGTGCGGCACGTCGCGCTCGGCCAGGCGGCCGACCTCGTCATCGTGGCGCCGGCGACGGCGAACTCGCTGGCGAAGATGGCCGCAGGCCTCGCAGACGATCTGCTCGGCACAACCCTACTCGCCACCACCGCCCCGGTCGTCGTGGCGCCCGCGATGCACACCGAGATGTGGCGGCATCCGGCGACCCAGCACAACATCGCGACGCTGAAGTCCCGCGGCGTGCACGTGGTCGGCCCTGACGACGGGGCGCTCACCGGTGACGACAGCGGGCTCGGACGCATGACGGAGCCGGAGGCGATCCTGGCGGCGGCGCTGGCAGTGGTCGAGGACGACGGTGCCGCGGAGGGCGATGCCGCGGACGACGATGCCGCGCGGCCGGTGGTGCGCCGCCACGACCTCATGGGGCTGTCGGTCGTCGTCAGCGCAGGCGGCACCCGCGAGCCGATCGACCCGGTGCGCTTCATCGGCAACCGCTCCAGCGGCAAGCAGGGCGTGGCCCTCGCTGTCGCTGCGGCCGAGCGGGGTGCTGACGTCATCCTGATCGCGGCGCACGTCGACGCCGAGGTGCTCGCCGACGCGCTCGCGCACCCCGCCGTGCGCATCGAGCGGGCGGGAACGACGGACGATCTCGCCGACGCCGTGCAGACCGCGGCGGTCTCTGCGGATGTGGTCGTGATGGCAGCCGCCGTGGCCGACTACCGCGTCGCCGGCATCTCGGACCGCAAGATCACGAAGGACTCGGCCGAGTCGACGACCCGGACCCTGGAACTCGTCGAGAACGTCGACATCCTCGCTGCACTGTGCCGGCAGCGCCGCCCCGGGCAGCTGATCGTCGGCTTCGCCGCCGAGACGCCCGCCGAGGGGGAGTCGCTGGCCGAACGCGCCCGCCGCAAGGTGCTGCGCAAGGACGCCGACCTGCTCGCCGCGAACGAGGTCGGGTGGACCCAGGGCTTCGAAGCAGACGAGAACGCGCTCGTCATCGTGGATCGCGCAGGCGACGTCGTCGCCGAGCCGCACGGGACGAAGCGCGAGGTCGCCGAGGCGGTCTGGGACGCCGTGCTGAGCATCCACACGCCCTGA
- a CDS encoding DEAD/DEAH box helicase: MPTTASAAQKTANQRRRKTSPARRDDEAPVIPILARKVREVEAKAQRGKLGPTNRVKFQVIAFLVREERARVKADTDLTDASRAELLKRLDGVATILAKTAARDTSLIQLLEVDQATSPVAKRMRRDWLLESGAELAPDELIITDVAPKVTSVVPEALAERQVHPPQVEARRESNPFLAPDLSARAPKETPRRRLDGWELMGPLYKAFETGAGGGAATMPLPEVPEFDRLSPKGLEIMPHQSRFLEAVREGHRSFLLADEPGLGKTAESVLAASVANAYPLLAVVPNVVKMNWAREVERWTPQRRATVITGDGEDIDAFADVFIVNYEILDRHLSWLGSIGLKGMVVDEAHFIKNLTSQRSQNVLALATRIREQVRDPLLLALTGTPLINDVEDFDAIWRFLGWTNGEKPGPALMEKLDQTGLTPADKAFYPEARGAVISMGIVRRKKKDVAADLPDKLIADLPVELDDEFGRSIRQAERELGERLAAKYRRIIDARGDRGLEPGEIDADIVRLVAQNELEESKAAGTGADNVFTMVRKIGQAKATLAADYAVQLQRSVDKVVFFAKHIDVMDTAEAHFAAAGLRTVSLRGDQTTAARQQAIDAFNSDPGVAIAVCSLTAAGVGVNMQASSNVVLAELSWTAAEQTQAIDRVHRIGQDEPVTAWRIIAAHTIDTKIAELIDSKQGLAQRALDGDAVDPQSSDSVQLSALMHLLRQALGGE; encoded by the coding sequence ATGCCGACTACGGCATCCGCCGCTCAGAAGACGGCGAATCAGCGACGCAGGAAGACGTCGCCGGCGCGGCGCGACGACGAAGCGCCCGTCATCCCGATCCTCGCCCGCAAGGTGCGCGAGGTCGAGGCGAAGGCGCAGCGCGGCAAGCTCGGCCCCACGAACCGCGTCAAGTTCCAGGTGATCGCGTTCCTCGTCCGCGAGGAGCGTGCGCGCGTCAAGGCCGACACCGACCTCACCGACGCCTCGCGCGCCGAACTGCTCAAGCGCCTCGACGGCGTTGCGACGATCCTGGCGAAGACCGCAGCCCGCGACACATCGCTGATCCAGCTGCTCGAGGTCGACCAGGCCACATCGCCCGTCGCCAAGCGCATGCGCCGCGACTGGCTGCTCGAGTCGGGCGCCGAGCTCGCGCCCGACGAGCTGATCATCACCGACGTCGCCCCCAAGGTCACCTCGGTCGTGCCCGAGGCGCTCGCCGAGCGCCAGGTGCACCCGCCTCAGGTCGAGGCCCGCCGTGAATCCAACCCGTTCCTGGCTCCCGACCTGTCGGCCCGCGCCCCGAAGGAGACGCCGCGCCGCCGCCTCGACGGCTGGGAGCTGATGGGTCCGCTGTACAAGGCGTTCGAGACCGGTGCCGGCGGTGGTGCCGCCACCATGCCCCTGCCGGAGGTGCCCGAGTTCGATCGGCTCTCGCCCAAGGGCCTCGAGATCATGCCGCACCAGTCGCGGTTCCTCGAGGCGGTGCGCGAGGGTCACCGCTCGTTCCTGCTCGCCGACGAGCCCGGCCTGGGCAAGACCGCCGAGTCGGTGCTGGCAGCATCCGTCGCGAACGCGTATCCGCTGCTGGCCGTCGTGCCCAACGTCGTGAAGATGAACTGGGCGCGCGAGGTCGAGCGCTGGACGCCGCAGCGGCGCGCCACGGTCATCACCGGTGACGGTGAGGACATCGACGCCTTCGCCGACGTGTTCATCGTCAACTACGAGATCCTCGACCGCCACCTGTCGTGGCTCGGCTCGATCGGCCTCAAGGGCATGGTCGTCGACGAGGCGCACTTCATCAAGAACCTCACCTCGCAGCGCTCGCAGAACGTGCTGGCGCTCGCGACGCGCATCCGCGAGCAGGTGCGCGACCCGCTCCTCCTGGCCCTCACCGGCACGCCGCTGATCAACGACGTCGAGGACTTCGACGCGATCTGGCGGTTCCTCGGGTGGACGAACGGCGAGAAGCCGGGCCCCGCGCTGATGGAGAAGCTCGACCAGACCGGCCTCACGCCCGCAGACAAGGCGTTCTACCCCGAAGCCCGCGGAGCCGTCATCTCGATGGGCATCGTTCGACGCAAGAAGAAGGATGTCGCCGCCGACCTGCCCGACAAGCTCATCGCCGACCTGCCGGTCGAGCTGGACGACGAGTTCGGCCGCTCCATCCGCCAGGCCGAGCGCGAGCTCGGCGAGCGTCTGGCGGCGAAGTACCGCCGGATCATCGACGCTCGCGGAGACCGCGGACTGGAGCCGGGGGAGATCGACGCCGACATCGTGCGGCTCGTCGCCCAGAACGAGCTCGAGGAGTCGAAGGCCGCCGGAACCGGCGCCGACAACGTCTTCACGATGGTGCGCAAGATCGGCCAGGCCAAGGCGACGCTCGCTGCCGACTACGCGGTGCAGCTGCAGCGCTCGGTCGACAAGGTCGTCTTCTTCGCCAAGCACATCGACGTCATGGACACCGCAGAGGCGCACTTCGCCGCGGCGGGACTCCGCACGGTGTCGCTGCGCGGAGACCAGACCACGGCGGCCCGCCAGCAGGCGATCGACGCGTTCAACTCCGACCCCGGCGTCGCGATCGCGGTCTGCTCGCTCACCGCCGCCGGTGTCGGCGTGAACATGCAGGCCTCGTCGAACGTCGTGCTCGCGGAGCTGTCGTGGACTGCTGCCGAGCAGACCCAGGCCATCGACCGCGTCCACCGCATCGGGCAGGACGAGCCGGTCACGGCATGGCGCATCATCGCCGCGCACACGATCGACACCAAGATCGCGGAGCTCATCGACTCGAAGCAGGGGCTCGCCCAGCGCGCGCTCGACGGCGACGCCGTCGACCCGCAGTCCAGCGACTCGGTGCAGCTGTCCGCCCTGATGCATCTGCTGCGGCAGGCCCTCGGCGGCGAATAG
- a CDS encoding 6-phosphofructokinase: MKIGILTSGGDCPGLNAVIRGVVLKGSTTYDLEFVGIKDGWRGVVDGDFFPLTRHEVKGLSKVGGTILGTSRTNPYEGPRGGAENIAKTLYGHRIDGIIAIGGEGTLAAANRLANDGINVLGVPKTIDNDLRATDYSFGFDTALNIASEAMDRLRTTGDSHQRCMVAEVMGRHVGWIALHAGIAAGAHVICIPEVPLSLDEIADQVTRAHDRGRAPLVVVSEGFTLKGMDEAFSDKGLDAFNRPRLGGISEVLAPEIERITGIETRATVLGHIQRGGSPSAFDRVLATRLGLHAADAVVEGAWGQMVSLKGTDIVRVPFAEALGELNTVPQYRYDEAAALFG, from the coding sequence ATGAAGATCGGAATCCTCACCAGCGGCGGCGATTGCCCGGGACTGAACGCGGTGATCCGCGGCGTCGTGCTGAAGGGGAGCACGACCTACGATCTGGAGTTCGTCGGCATCAAGGACGGCTGGCGCGGCGTCGTCGACGGCGACTTCTTCCCGCTCACCCGCCACGAGGTCAAGGGCCTGTCGAAGGTCGGCGGCACGATCCTCGGCACGAGCCGCACCAACCCGTACGAGGGTCCGCGCGGCGGCGCCGAGAACATCGCCAAGACGCTGTACGGCCACCGCATCGACGGCATCATCGCGATCGGGGGCGAGGGCACGCTGGCCGCGGCCAACCGTCTCGCCAACGACGGCATCAACGTGCTCGGCGTGCCGAAGACGATCGACAACGACCTGCGGGCGACGGACTACTCGTTCGGATTCGACACCGCGCTGAACATCGCGAGCGAGGCGATGGACCGCCTCCGCACGACCGGCGACTCGCACCAGCGCTGCATGGTCGCCGAGGTCATGGGACGCCACGTCGGGTGGATCGCGCTGCACGCGGGCATCGCCGCCGGCGCGCACGTCATCTGCATCCCTGAGGTGCCCCTGTCGCTCGACGAGATCGCGGATCAGGTCACCCGTGCCCACGACCGCGGCCGTGCGCCCCTCGTGGTCGTGTCGGAAGGGTTCACGCTCAAGGGCATGGACGAGGCCTTCAGTGACAAGGGGCTCGACGCCTTCAACCGTCCGCGTCTGGGCGGGATCAGCGAGGTGCTCGCTCCCGAGATCGAGCGGATCACCGGCATCGAGACCCGGGCCACCGTCCTCGGCCACATCCAGCGCGGTGGCTCGCCGTCGGCGTTCGACCGCGTGCTCGCCACCCGTCTCGGCCTGCACGCCGCGGATGCGGTCGTCGAGGGCGCCTGGGGCCAGATGGTGTCGCTGAAGGGCACCGACATCGTGCGCGTGCCGTTCGCCGAAGCACTGGGCGAGCTCAACACGGTCCCGCAGTACCGCTACGACGAGGCCGCCGCGCTCTTCGGCTGA
- a CDS encoding endonuclease domain-containing protein, whose amino-acid sequence MADGIHRPACARTGVPADGDSLAIQLDGFAHHSSAADRRRDIEADARLVALGYVVLRFDFHQVLFQWDHVLDTIRTAMAQGAHRRLGSGRRSLQNT is encoded by the coding sequence GTGGCTGACGGCATCCATCGTCCTGCGTGCGCCAGAACAGGTGTTCCGGCCGACGGAGACTCGCTCGCGATCCAGCTGGACGGATTCGCGCACCACAGCAGCGCCGCCGATCGCCGCCGCGACATCGAGGCGGATGCCCGCCTCGTCGCGCTCGGATACGTCGTGCTGCGCTTCGACTTCCACCAGGTGCTGTTCCAGTGGGATCACGTACTCGACACCATCCGCACCGCGATGGCGCAGGGCGCGCATCGGCGCCTGGGCAGCGGTCGACGGTCACTCCAGAACACGTGA
- a CDS encoding S9 family peptidase, protein MTIENIAAPVAEARPSVRSHHGDDVEDRYEWLRAKDDPAVTAHLEAENAYTEARTAHLAGLRGRIFDEIKGRTLESDLSVPTRRGDWWYYGRTVEGQQYGIQCRAPLASPDDWTPPELSADAEVPGEQILLDGNIEAEGNEFFSLGSFEVTNDGNRMLFGVDVAGDERYTVRVRDLVTGETLPDEIPGTFAGATFSPDGRHIVYTTVDDAWRPDTVWLHELGTPVADDVTLFHEPDERYWVGADFTRSDRFLVIGMGSSITTEEWLVDADDLRSAPRVVWPRQEGVEYSVSHAVIDGEDVLFVLHNDDALDFELVRVSASDPEGERQVVVAHQPGQRLLGVSTFRDRGVIGYRRDGLEQLGLLDYATSAITELAFDEPLYAVGMGGNPEWAPPLIRLGFGSFITPGTVYDYEVATGELLLRKRQPVLGGYEPADYAQARVWATAQDGTQIPVSLVWKRSFGEAGEAPRPLHLYGYGSYEHSIDPGFSVPRLSELDRGVIFAVAHVRGGGEMGRQWYEDGKLQAKRNTFTDFVDAARHLVAEGYTSPDRMVAEGGSAGGLLMGAVANLAPELFAGIVADVPFVDALTTILDPSLPLTVIEWDEWGDPLHDADVYAYMKTYTPYENVRDGVTYPKILAVTSLNDTRVLYVEPAKWVARLREVGADALLKCEMVAGHGGVSGRYNAWRERAFELAWLLDTLGVAD, encoded by the coding sequence GTGACCATCGAGAACATCGCCGCACCCGTGGCCGAGGCCCGTCCGTCCGTCCGATCGCACCACGGCGACGACGTCGAGGACCGCTACGAGTGGCTGCGCGCCAAGGACGACCCGGCGGTGACCGCCCACCTCGAGGCGGAGAACGCCTACACCGAAGCGCGCACGGCGCATCTGGCGGGCCTGCGGGGTCGCATCTTCGACGAGATCAAGGGCCGCACGCTCGAATCCGACCTGTCCGTCCCGACCAGGCGGGGCGACTGGTGGTACTACGGCCGCACGGTCGAGGGCCAGCAGTACGGCATCCAGTGCCGCGCGCCGCTGGCTTCGCCCGACGACTGGACGCCTCCCGAGCTATCGGCGGACGCGGAGGTCCCCGGCGAGCAGATCCTCCTCGACGGCAACATCGAGGCCGAGGGGAACGAGTTCTTCTCACTGGGCAGCTTCGAGGTGACGAACGACGGGAACCGGATGCTGTTCGGCGTCGACGTCGCCGGCGACGAGCGCTACACCGTGCGTGTGCGCGACCTGGTGACGGGTGAGACGCTTCCCGACGAGATCCCCGGCACCTTCGCCGGGGCGACCTTCTCCCCCGACGGCCGGCACATCGTCTACACGACCGTCGACGACGCGTGGCGGCCCGACACCGTCTGGCTGCACGAGCTGGGCACCCCGGTCGCCGACGACGTCACGCTGTTCCACGAGCCCGATGAGCGCTACTGGGTCGGCGCCGACTTCACGCGCAGTGACCGGTTCCTGGTGATCGGCATGGGCTCCTCGATCACCACCGAGGAGTGGCTGGTGGACGCCGACGACCTCCGCTCCGCACCGCGGGTGGTGTGGCCGAGGCAGGAGGGCGTGGAGTACTCGGTGTCCCACGCCGTCATCGACGGCGAGGACGTGCTGTTCGTGCTGCACAACGACGACGCACTGGACTTCGAACTCGTGCGGGTCTCCGCATCCGACCCCGAAGGCGAGCGGCAGGTCGTCGTCGCCCACCAGCCGGGTCAGCGCCTGCTCGGCGTCTCGACGTTCCGCGACCGTGGCGTGATCGGCTACCGGCGCGACGGCCTGGAGCAGCTCGGGCTGCTCGACTATGCGACGTCGGCCATCACCGAGCTCGCCTTCGACGAGCCGCTGTACGCGGTCGGCATGGGCGGCAACCCGGAGTGGGCGCCACCGCTCATCCGGCTCGGGTTCGGGTCGTTCATCACCCCCGGCACCGTCTACGACTACGAGGTCGCCACCGGCGAGCTGCTGCTGCGCAAGCGGCAGCCGGTGCTCGGCGGCTACGAGCCGGCCGACTACGCGCAGGCGCGGGTGTGGGCGACGGCGCAGGACGGCACGCAGATCCCGGTGTCGCTGGTCTGGAAGCGCTCGTTCGGCGAGGCCGGCGAGGCGCCGCGTCCGCTGCACCTGTACGGCTACGGCTCCTACGAGCACTCGATCGACCCTGGCTTCTCGGTGCCGCGGCTGTCCGAGCTCGACCGCGGCGTGATCTTCGCTGTCGCGCACGTGCGCGGTGGCGGCGAGATGGGCCGGCAGTGGTACGAGGACGGCAAGCTGCAGGCCAAGCGCAACACGTTCACGGACTTCGTGGATGCGGCCAGGCACCTCGTGGCGGAGGGCTACACCTCGCCGGACCGGATGGTGGCCGAAGGCGGCTCAGCGGGCGGTCTGCTGATGGGCGCCGTGGCCAACCTCGCCCCCGAGCTGTTCGCCGGGATCGTCGCGGACGTGCCGTTCGTCGACGCCCTCACGACGATCCTCGACCCCTCGCTGCCGCTCACGGTCATCGAGTGGGACGAATGGGGCGACCCGCTGCACGACGCCGACGTGTACGCGTACATGAAGACCTACACGCCCTACGAGAACGTGCGCGACGGCGTCACCTACCCGAAGATCCTCGCGGTGACCTCGCTCAACGACACGCGGGTGCTGTACGTGGAGCCGGCGAAGTGGGTGGCGCGCCTGCGCGAGGTCGGCGCGGACGCGCTGCTGAAGTGCGAGATGGTCGCCGGCCACGGTGGCGTCAGCGGACGCTACAACGCGTGGCGCGAGCGCGCGTTCGAGCTCGCGTGGCTGCTGGACACCCTCGGCGTGGCCGACTGA
- a CDS encoding inorganic phosphate transporter — protein sequence MDSAVLIVLLIVGLALFFDFTNGFHDTANAMATPIATGALKPKVAVLLAAGLNLVGAFLSTEVSKTISHGIIREDQLTAQTAGDVPLMLPIIFAGLIGAITWNMLTWLLGLPSSSSHALFGGLIGATLVGASAAAIDFGEVLSKVVLPALIAPFTAGVIAFVATKLAYALTRRYDGKPDGRDGFRWGQIFTSSLVALAHGTNDAQKTMGVITLTLIVAGFQDVDQADPQTWVIFACAITIALGTYMGGWRIIRTLGKGLTDVKPAQGFSAEASTASTILASSAFGFALSTTQVASGSVIGSGLGRRGSTVRWRTVGRIAVGWLLTLPAAGAVGGLASLMVVWLGGWGVAIDAVLAAIVITTIFALSRRDEVTASNAMSEVADSGHAVNVKRNPPPTRRSRVAARNARELAEREKSERSESDTKGTSK from the coding sequence GTGGATTCCGCAGTCCTGATTGTCCTGCTGATCGTCGGACTGGCGCTGTTCTTCGACTTCACGAACGGCTTCCACGACACGGCCAATGCGATGGCCACGCCGATCGCCACCGGCGCTTTGAAGCCCAAGGTCGCCGTGCTGCTCGCCGCCGGCCTGAACCTCGTCGGCGCCTTCCTGTCGACCGAGGTCTCGAAGACGATCTCGCACGGCATCATCCGCGAGGATCAGCTCACCGCACAGACCGCCGGCGACGTCCCGCTGATGCTGCCGATCATCTTCGCCGGCCTGATCGGCGCCATCACCTGGAACATGCTCACGTGGCTCCTCGGCCTCCCGTCGAGCTCGTCCCACGCCCTCTTCGGCGGTCTCATCGGCGCCACTCTGGTCGGCGCGAGCGCCGCAGCGATCGACTTCGGCGAGGTGCTCAGCAAGGTGGTGCTGCCCGCGCTCATCGCGCCGTTCACCGCCGGGGTGATCGCGTTCGTCGCGACCAAGCTCGCCTACGCCCTCACGCGGCGGTACGACGGCAAGCCGGACGGTCGCGACGGGTTCCGCTGGGGGCAGATCTTCACCTCGTCCCTCGTGGCACTGGCGCACGGCACGAACGACGCCCAGAAGACGATGGGCGTGATCACCCTCACCCTGATCGTCGCCGGCTTCCAGGACGTCGACCAGGCAGACCCGCAGACGTGGGTGATCTTCGCGTGCGCGATCACGATCGCCCTCGGCACGTACATGGGCGGCTGGCGCATCATCCGCACCCTCGGCAAGGGGCTCACCGACGTGAAGCCGGCCCAGGGCTTCTCCGCCGAGGCGTCCACGGCATCCACGATCCTCGCCTCCAGTGCGTTCGGCTTCGCGCTGTCGACGACGCAGGTCGCCTCGGGCTCGGTGATCGGATCGGGTCTCGGGCGACGCGGCTCGACGGTCCGCTGGCGCACGGTCGGCCGCATCGCGGTCGGATGGCTGCTCACCTTGCCCGCGGCGGGTGCGGTCGGTGGGCTCGCCTCCCTGATGGTCGTCTGGCTCGGCGGATGGGGAGTCGCCATCGATGCGGTCCTCGCCGCCATCGTCATCACGACGATCTTCGCTCTCTCGCGCCGCGACGAGGTCACCGCGAGCAACGCCATGAGCGAGGTGGCCGACTCGGGTCACGCCGTCAACGTCAAGCGCAACCCGCCGCCCACGCGGCGCAGCCGGGTGGCCGCCCGCAACGCCCGGGAGCTCGCCGAGCGCGAGAAGTCCGAGCGATCCGAGAGCGATACGAAGGGGACGTCGAAATGA
- a CDS encoding peptidase, with translation MTIEIDWFAFVQVFVAALLASVLVVGFYALGLRLLVRAGRVPVVVPADFTDAITVISEKAAKRAEKAARKAAKKNPLTDAQKNVARVGAYASFTLCALAVLGGLLLILFG, from the coding sequence ATGACCATCGAGATCGACTGGTTCGCCTTCGTCCAGGTGTTCGTCGCCGCGTTGCTGGCCTCTGTGCTCGTCGTCGGGTTCTACGCGCTCGGTCTGCGCCTGCTCGTGCGCGCGGGTCGCGTGCCCGTGGTCGTGCCCGCGGACTTCACGGATGCCATCACGGTGATCAGCGAGAAGGCGGCGAAGCGCGCAGAGAAGGCCGCGCGCAAGGCCGCCAAGAAGAATCCGCTCACCGACGCGCAGAAGAACGTCGCCCGGGTCGGCGCCTACGCCTCGTTCACGCTGTGCGCGCTCGCGGTGCTGGGCGGTCTGCTCCTCATCCTCTTCGGATGA